DNA sequence from the Nodosilinea sp. FACHB-141 genome:
CTAGGGGCGATCGCCTCTACGTTTTGAATTTGGTCTACGACTAAGCCGAGCTGTCGACTGCCGCACTGCACCACGATAACGGCTTGGCTAAGGGCGTTGGCCTGCTGGGGATAACCTAGGCACACCCTAAGGTTGATGACCGGCAGTAACTGACCGCGCAGGTTCAGCACGCCAGCAACTTCTGGCCCCGATTCAGGTACCGAGATCAGAGCAGGCAGCAAAAACATTTCCTGTACGGCCTCAGCCGCTAGCCCGTAGTGGGCACCGTCTAGGGTGAACAAGAGGTAGGATGTCGGGGTCATCACGGGTTGCCCCCAAGGGGAATAAAGCACGGCAAGGTAGAACGCAGATCCCTCCAGCCGACTCGATGAAGTCTGGGTTCGAAAGAAATCAATGCTTCGGGCTTAGCATTCCCCCATGGAATGAGTTATCCGCAATTCAGAGAAAATGTCTGGGCTCTAGCCATCGCCAGAACGATTAGGACATTTCACATACTCTTGCGTGATGGCTATATACCGTTGTGCTGCACCAGTTTTAGCTAGTGAAAGTCAGTATCCTATCGCAACGGCGATCGCTATATTTTTAGCGCGCTGCTCATGGCGCAACCATTGCGCCATTCTACAAAAACTGTGATTTTGCTCTGTGGTGGAGACGAGATCAATCTTGAGATGATTGGCGATCGCCGCCCGCAACCTGCTGCTTAAGATGCGCTTGCCATTGGGCAACGGTGGCATCGCTATGGTCGTCTAATACAGTGTTGGGAGGCAGCTTTGCTAATAGAGTGAGAGCATGCTCACGGGTTGTTTTAGCTTTCTCAGGCTGCCTGGTGCGATCGTAAATGCTAGCTAGGTCGAGATAGGCTTTAACGAAGTCAGGGTCTAGGTAAATAATTTTGCGCAGATGCTCTTTGGCAGCTTCTAAATTGTTCTCATCTTCGGCAATTTGGGCCAGCAGATAGTGCATGTCGAGGCTGAGGGGATCGTCACAGATTACTCGCTGACAGAGTTGTTTGGCTTGGCTGTAGCAGCCAGTATTGGCATAGGCCCGAGCGGCAATCTGACGCGCGGCGGTGCAGTCCGGATGGGCAAGGTAAAGCTGTTTAGCGGCTCGAATGGCACTGGTGTAATCGTCTTGCTGGAGAAACGCAGCCGCCTCTTGCAGGGCTGCTGCCAAGCCGTCATCCAGACTGGGGGGTGCGGTTTTGGGGGTAAGACGAGCTGGCTGTGAACTGGCTAAACTCTGCCATGGAGCAGCTGCGTCAATCGCAGCTGCTTGGGGTAAGGCCGCTTGAGGTGGTTTTTGATAGACCACTGTCTCAGGAAAGCTAGTGACCAGAAACGGGCTGGTGTTTTGGCCGTAGAGTTCGGTATGGCCGGTGAGCAAATACCCCTGGGGAACTAGGGCGCTGTGAAACCTTTGAATAATTTGACCAATTGCCTGGCGATCGAGATAAATGAATACGTTACGGCACAAAATCAGGTCTAAGTCACCTGGCCCGTGCCCCCGACTAGGGCAAGGGTCTTTGAGCAGATTGCCGACCTGAAAGACCACATGCTGCTGGAGGCGATCGCAGATTTTGTAGGCCTGGCGATCGGCCTGAAAATACTTCTGCTGTATAGCTGCGGGTGTTTGCCGAAAGGACCAGCTACTGTAAAGCCCTTGGCGGGCGCTGTGGACAGCGGCGGCGCTGATGTCGGTGCCAATCAGCTGCGCATCCCACTGGTGCCACGGAAAGTTGAGCTGGTCGAGGGCGATTGCGATCGAGTATAGCTCTTCTCCAGTGGAGCAGCCGGCGCTCCAAATGCGCAGGCTGGGTTTGGAGCTCAAGGGGGCCGCGGCCTGCTTGCGCTGAATAATTTCGGGAAGGAGGCGATCGCTCAGCAATCTGAGCTGGTTGCTGTCTCGGAAGAAATAGCTCTCATTGATAGTCAAAATCGAGTACAGCTCTTGCCATTCAGACCGCTGCTGGGGCGGGCTAGGTTGAGCCTTAAAACTATTTAGGGCAAGGGAACCTTGGTCTAAAGCTTTGAGATAGTCATGGTAGGCGGCTAAGGTCGTCAGCCCCAACGCTTTAGCCCGCAGCCAAACTTTGTCTGACAGGATCTGAAAATCTTGGGGGCGAATACACAGGCCAGAATGGTCGGCGATGAGATCGCTGATGCGCTTTAGGATCAGATCGTCCATGGCTAGTTGAGGGCGCTAGAGTCAATGGTGATGGCATCTCTGTCATGGCCCGGATGGGTCAAAATCAGTTGACCTAGATTGACGCGCCATAGGTTGGTCTTTTTGAAGTTGGCCCCCGCCAGCTGGGCATAGTCGAGGCAAGCCTCAGAGAGGTTGGCCCGAAATAGGTTGGCATTTTCTAATGAGGCATTGCTCAGATCAGCTAGCCGCAGTACCGCTTCGCGCAGATCAGCTTCGGTTAGGTCGGCACCGCTGAGCACCGCTCTAAACAGGTTGGTGCCCACACAGCTGGCCCGCCTGAGATTGGCTTTGGCCATATTGGCTCCCATCATGCTGGCGCAGTTCAAATTGGCTTGACACAGGTTGGCGTTGCACAGGTTGGAGTAATAAAAAGTGGTTCTGACCAGGTTGGCCGATTGCAGAATGGCCTCCCGCATATCGACTTCGTAAAAGTTAGACTCGCCCAGGTCAGCATCGTTGAGCAGCGTCTCTTGCATATCTGCTTTGTAAAAGTGTGAGTGGCGCAGATTGGCGTTACTCAGATTAGCGGTGTAAAGGTTGGTTTTATAAAAGTCGACCATGCTGAGGTTTGCCCGCCTCAAATCGGCCATGCATAGATCACAGCGGTAGAGGGTAGACGACTCAAAGTTGGCCCGAGTGAACACACTTTCTCTTAGGTTGGCTTCGTAAAAATTGGCGTGGCGGAAGTCGATACCAGGCAGATGCAATTTGCCTAAATCTGCTCCTTGAAAGTCTGGTCTAATACTGGGATTGTGAAGCCGCCAAGCATTCCAGCTCTCCACCCCTTTGTTGAGAATGTCTAAGTGTTCCGCATTTGCCATAGATAGGTGCTCCCTAAGTTACGCATGGAGGCCGCTTGACTAAAGGACCCTGCGCCAGGTGACGATGCTGAAAGAGGCGTTAACTAAGGGGGTGATGTGTTGGCGGCTAAACCCAGTGCGGCCAAAGGTCCGCTAGGTAAATTTTTGCCAAACCAAAAATGCCTCAGCCCTAGGGCTAAGCAGTAGATTTTTGACGAACTCTGTAGCTAGCCGATAACGGTGCCACAGCCGCCTACCCCAGTCCCAATTTTCCCTAGGGAGAGCGCTGGTTAACGCTTGTTCATATAGTTGGGTAATTTCCTCAGTCGCAGTCGACGCGATCGCATTAATAAAAGCCAAAAAAACGGCAATAAAGTATCCAAGAATACTTTTAGGAGCTAATTAAGGCCGCTCACAAAAACTTGGCTGAGCAAAAAGGGAGCGATCGCGCTCAGGGGCAGCACCTGCTGGGCAGCCCCTAAGGCGATCGCCTCCTTGGGCATGCCAAATACCACACAGCTCGTCTCGTCTTGGGCAATGGTGAGCCCCCCCACCTGAAACAGGGTCTGGAGCCCATCGGCCCCGTCGCGACCCATGCCCGTGAGCAGCACGCCCACAGCCGACCGGCCGTAGTAGGCCGCCACAGATTGAAACATTACCGTTACCGAGGGGCAGTGCCCGGCCACTGGCTCACCTTGAGAGAGCTGTATGCGTCCACCCACGTCGATTTCTAAATGATGGCGTTCAGGGGGAAAATAGACTACACCAGGCTGTGGCACAGTGCCCGCTGTGGCAATGGTGACCTTTAGGGCGCAGCTGTTGTCGAGCCAGTCGACTAACCCCTGCAAAAACCCATTGCTGATGTGCTGTACGCACACAATCGGCACCGGAAAGGTTTTGGGCAACTGCTGCATGATCGCCAGCAGAGCTTGGGGGCCGCCCGTAGATGCGCCTAAAGCCAACAGCCGGGGGCGTCTCGCTAGCGAGGTGGTAGAGAGGGGCAACCCTGATGGAACGATTGGAGCTGGGCTGCGCCGCCGGTGAGTAAACACCGACACCCCCGCTAGCACTCGAATTTTTGCCAACAGCTCAGTCTTTGTCTTTTCATATTCGGAGGCCAAGCCTGTGCGGGGCTTGGGAAAGATGTCCAGCGCCCCTGCTTCTAAAATGCGAAAAACGGTTTGGGTATCTTCTTTCTGCACCGAGGCGCTGATCACCAAAATAGGGCAGGGGCAGCGGGCCATCACCTCTTCAGTAAGCTCTAGCCCGTTCATTTTGGGCATGTGCAAATCGGTGCAGATCAGGGTTGGCTTCACCGTTGCTATCATGTCCAGAGCTTCTTGGCCATTGTGGGCTACACCCACGACCTCCATGTCGGGTGCCTCCCGCAAAATGCGCTGCAAAAGAACTAAGGCAACGGGTGAGTCGTCTACCAGCAAGAGGCGAATTGGGCCAGAGGGCATCTAGGTCTCTCTCGGAATCGTGGGCGGCTGGGTTCAGCGTAATCTATGGTGGCACCGCCGGGCGCTGTTGCTGAGCAGAGACAGCGGGCCTAAATATACAGTCTTAGGCTGGGCAAGAACGCAGGGACAGACGGTCAATACGCAGAATCAAGTAAGTTGACCAGTGCGGTCTACGAGGGGTAGAGCGCTAGGCTGACCCTGTCTGTTTCAAATTGTTCTCGTCCCTGGGCTTGGGCGGTGCCGCAATTTTGCAATTGATGCCAAAGCAGTGGGGAGGCACTTTGCCTCAGTAGACTGAGCGGTTGAACCTACAGTGATTTGACAGCTTACTGATACTTAAATTTTCCCGCATAGCGACTGTGGCTACCGCCCAGTTGCACAACTACGCAATGGCAGCTAGCCCTAAGGAAATGGCCAGCTGCTTAGGAAGCGGCTTGTATAAATAAATACTCGGAATAGAGGTTAAAGCCTGTGCTTAACACTTTGTCAGAGGTGTCATTCCCCAGGGTAAAGCTCTAAAATGAATCTGGGCAAATTGCCCTAGCACACCCTATCTTTGGGTCGTTTTCCCTGCCGGTGCTCTAAAAAGCAATTCTTAAAAATTAGGTAGTTCACTTGAGCTCTGTAGTAGTCTGTAAGCCTGACGAGACAAAGGTGACGAGCTTTGGCTAATGTTTGGTGGGAAAGCATTTTGTCGCCGGGTTTAATGGTAGGCCACAGCGCAACGGGGCCAAACATTTGGTTTTCAACGTGATTAATTATTGATAGGCGTGTGCAGTAAAGAATGGCATTATCTAGCGAGCTGGCCTTTTTAAGAAACGGAGGAGAGACCGGATCTCTAATTCGAGCTTTTAATTGGTCAGATACGTCTTTAGGGCCTATGGAAACTTGGCCCCAGAGCTTGCGAATTGCGCTGCAAATTCTGCTTTCGTCCCGGTTTCCCATGCAAATTTTGTGGGGGCTAGACTATATTCAATTCTACAACGATGCCTATATTCCCATTGCTGGGAATAAGCATCCTGTCGGTATTGGTCAGCGGGCAGAGGAGTGTTGGCAGGAAGTATGGGATTTCTCGGGGGTGCTGCTGGCACAGGTCAGGGCTACGGGAGAGGCCACCTGGTCTGAGGATCTGCCGATGACTCTTAATCGAAACGGTCAGGCCGAAGAGGGGTATTTTACGTTTTCTTACACGCCCATTTGGGATGAGCCAGACCAGGTGGCAGGTATTTTTATTGCCGTCAATGAAACCACTCAAAAAATTCTGGGAGAGCGGCGCGAACGGGCGTTGCGGGCCACCGCTCAAACTGCTGCTGAAAATTTAGAAAATGTTCTAACTAGCATCAGCGACGAGTTCATGATGTTGGACTCAAACTGGTGCTTTACCTACGTGAACGATCGCGCCGTAGCTGCCTTGCAAAGGCCTCGCCATGAGCTGCTGGGGCAGCCAATTTGGGAGGTAATTTCGGAGGCGATCG
Encoded proteins:
- a CDS encoding protein-glutamate O-methyltransferase CheR, whose translation is MDDLILKRISDLIADHSGLCIRPQDFQILSDKVWLRAKALGLTTLAAYHDYLKALDQGSLALNSFKAQPSPPQQRSEWQELYSILTINESYFFRDSNQLRLLSDRLLPEIIQRKQAAAPLSSKPSLRIWSAGCSTGEELYSIAIALDQLNFPWHQWDAQLIGTDISAAAVHSARQGLYSSWSFRQTPAAIQQKYFQADRQAYKICDRLQQHVVFQVGNLLKDPCPSRGHGPGDLDLILCRNVFIYLDRQAIGQIIQRFHSALVPQGYLLTGHTELYGQNTSPFLVTSFPETVVYQKPPQAALPQAAAIDAAAPWQSLASSQPARLTPKTAPPSLDDGLAAALQEAAAFLQQDDYTSAIRAAKQLYLAHPDCTAARQIAARAYANTGCYSQAKQLCQRVICDDPLSLDMHYLLAQIAEDENNLEAAKEHLRKIIYLDPDFVKAYLDLASIYDRTRQPEKAKTTREHALTLLAKLPPNTVLDDHSDATVAQWQAHLKQQVAGGDRQSSQD
- a CDS encoding pentapeptide repeat-containing protein — protein: MANAEHLDILNKGVESWNAWRLHNPSIRPDFQGADLGKLHLPGIDFRHANFYEANLRESVFTRANFESSTLYRCDLCMADLRRANLSMVDFYKTNLYTANLSNANLRHSHFYKADMQETLLNDADLGESNFYEVDMREAILQSANLVRTTFYYSNLCNANLCQANLNCASMMGANMAKANLRRASCVGTNLFRAVLSGADLTEADLREAVLRLADLSNASLENANLFRANLSEACLDYAQLAGANFKKTNLWRVNLGQLILTHPGHDRDAITIDSSALN
- the cheB gene encoding chemotaxis-specific protein-glutamate methyltransferase CheB, encoding MPSGPIRLLLVDDSPVALVLLQRILREAPDMEVVGVAHNGQEALDMIATVKPTLICTDLHMPKMNGLELTEEVMARCPCPILVISASVQKEDTQTVFRILEAGALDIFPKPRTGLASEYEKTKTELLAKIRVLAGVSVFTHRRRSPAPIVPSGLPLSTTSLARRPRLLALGASTGGPQALLAIMQQLPKTFPVPIVCVQHISNGFLQGLVDWLDNSCALKVTIATAGTVPQPGVVYFPPERHHLEIDVGGRIQLSQGEPVAGHCPSVTVMFQSVAAYYGRSAVGVLLTGMGRDGADGLQTLFQVGGLTIAQDETSCVVFGMPKEAIALGAAQQVLPLSAIAPFLLSQVFVSGLN